The Fervidibacillus albus genome contains a region encoding:
- a CDS encoding YjcZ family sporulation protein, translating into MSGHSGGYGAGFALIVVLFILLIIVGVAYVCC; encoded by the coding sequence ATGAGCGGACACAGCGGTGGATACGGCGCTGGCTTTGCCTTAATAGTTGTGCTGTTTATTTTATTAATCATTGTCGGTGTCGCCTACGTATGTTGTTAA
- a CDS encoding acyl-CoA thioesterase has translation MEEKTVRMKDTVSIKTSLVFPQDTNMHGTMFGGKLLAYIDDIASISAMKLCRGPVVTASIDSVDFIKPIREGDSVTLEAMVTWTGRSSMEVLVKVTTEHLMTGEKTISALSFLTFVSLDENGKPKQVPKVIPETKQEKWLNETGQRRARYRKTRKNQSKELIAFYAESEED, from the coding sequence ATGGAAGAAAAAACGGTACGGATGAAGGATACCGTCTCAATTAAAACGTCTCTCGTCTTCCCACAGGACACTAATATGCACGGGACGATGTTCGGAGGAAAATTATTGGCATATATTGATGATATCGCATCCATTTCCGCAATGAAATTATGTCGGGGACCGGTCGTGACCGCTTCTATCGATTCGGTCGATTTTATTAAACCGATTCGAGAAGGAGACTCGGTTACGTTAGAGGCTATGGTTACGTGGACAGGCCGTTCTTCAATGGAAGTGTTAGTGAAGGTGACGACGGAACATTTGATGACTGGGGAAAAGACGATCTCTGCCCTATCCTTTCTCACGTTCGTTTCATTAGATGAAAATGGAAAGCCGAAACAAGTTCCGAAAGTGATTCCTGAAACGAAACAGGAAAAATGGTTGAACGAAACGGGACAAAGGCGGGCGAGATACCGGAAAACAAGAAAAAATCAAAGCAAGGAATTGATCGCTTTTTACGCCGAATCAGAGGAAGATTAA
- a CDS encoding acyl-CoA dehydrogenase family protein: MNFDFTEEQMQLRKAVRQFVDREIIPHIRKWDRQGYIDPTIYKKLAKLGLMGVCIPERYGGSGMDYNSLAIVCEELERGDTALRTAVSVHTGLNSLTLLQWGTEEQKRKYLIPQAKGEKIGAFGLTEPVAGSDVANIRTKAEKVADGYVLTGQKTWISLCDVADHFIVFAYTDRSKKHHGISAFIVERGMNGFSSKAIKGKLGIRAGNTGELFFDQVKVPKENLLGKEGEGFKIAMSALDNGRFTVAAGAVGLINACLEASVKYCHERETFGKPIAKHQLVQQMIANMEAGLQMSRLLVYRAGELKNQGKRNTRETSLAKWQACDFANKAADDAVQIHGAYGYSDEYPVERYLRNSKAPVIYEGTREIHTIMQAEYVLGLRKDKPIDKTLPPWEGNGDRN; encoded by the coding sequence ATGAATTTTGATTTTACCGAAGAGCAGATGCAGTTACGAAAAGCAGTCCGGCAATTTGTCGATCGAGAAATAATACCGCATATTCGAAAATGGGATCGACAAGGATATATAGATCCAACGATATACAAAAAGTTAGCTAAACTCGGGCTGATGGGCGTATGCATCCCAGAACGCTACGGAGGAAGCGGAATGGATTATAATAGTTTAGCCATCGTGTGTGAAGAGTTGGAAAGGGGAGATACTGCCCTTCGTACCGCCGTTAGTGTGCATACAGGATTAAACAGTTTAACATTGCTTCAATGGGGAACGGAAGAACAAAAACGAAAATATTTAATTCCACAGGCGAAAGGGGAAAAAATCGGCGCATTTGGACTAACGGAACCGGTGGCTGGAAGTGATGTCGCAAATATTCGAACGAAGGCGGAGAAAGTAGCGGATGGGTATGTTTTAACCGGACAAAAAACGTGGATATCCCTCTGTGATGTTGCGGATCATTTTATCGTATTTGCTTATACGGATCGATCGAAAAAACATCATGGCATATCCGCCTTCATCGTCGAAAGGGGAATGAACGGTTTTTCATCCAAGGCAATTAAAGGAAAACTCGGGATTCGGGCTGGGAATACAGGTGAATTGTTCTTCGATCAAGTAAAGGTCCCAAAGGAAAATTTACTCGGAAAGGAAGGAGAAGGATTTAAAATTGCCATGAGCGCCTTAGATAACGGTCGTTTTACCGTTGCTGCCGGTGCGGTCGGACTAATTAACGCTTGTCTTGAAGCGAGTGTGAAATATTGTCACGAGCGGGAAACGTTCGGAAAACCGATTGCCAAACATCAGCTCGTTCAACAGATGATCGCCAATATGGAGGCGGGACTTCAAATGAGCCGGCTGTTAGTTTACCGAGCCGGAGAGTTGAAAAATCAAGGAAAACGGAATACACGCGAGACTTCTTTAGCGAAATGGCAAGCATGTGACTTTGCGAATAAAGCTGCGGATGATGCTGTACAAATACACGGTGCATACGGTTATTCCGACGAATATCCAGTGGAACGATATTTACGGAATTCGAAGGCACCGGTCATATATGAAGGAACTCGAGAAATTCATACGATTATGCAAGCGGAATATGTGCTCGGGTTACGAAAGGACAAACCGATTGATAAAACGCTTCCCCCTTGGGAAGGAAATGGTGATCGAAATTGA
- a CDS encoding DUF2621 domain-containing protein, protein MLEGWFLWFILFWIIFLIFSFSVGGYFMFRKFLKKLPKADGKSDMDWERYYIEQTRHLWTDEYLSILNDLVSPVPELFRDTAKQKIAGKIGELALKEKAKEMTIDLIIRGYIIATPKRDHKFLRKKLEELQIQTESYEHLFS, encoded by the coding sequence ATGCTTGAAGGTTGGTTTTTATGGTTTATTTTATTTTGGATTATCTTTTTGATTTTTTCCTTTAGTGTTGGCGGCTATTTTATGTTTCGAAAATTTTTAAAGAAATTACCAAAAGCCGATGGGAAATCGGATATGGATTGGGAACGATATTATATTGAACAGACGAGACATTTATGGACCGATGAATATTTATCCATCTTAAACGATTTAGTCAGCCCAGTTCCGGAACTGTTCCGGGATACGGCGAAACAAAAGATTGCTGGAAAAATTGGGGAACTAGCATTAAAGGAAAAAGCGAAGGAAATGACGATCGATTTAATCATTCGAGGATATATTATAGCTACCCCGAAACGGGATCATAAGTTTTTGCGAAAAAAATTAGAGGAATTACAAATTCAAACGGAGTCGTACGAACATTTATTCTCATAG
- a CDS encoding DUF2922 domain-containing protein, which yields MEKTLDLYFLTEEGKTARLTINDPKEDLTGAEVKAAMDTIVSSGIFFSSTGAFISPKEARVVERNVVSIELE from the coding sequence ATGGAAAAAACATTGGATTTATATTTCCTCACCGAAGAAGGAAAAACGGCCCGCTTGACCATTAATGACCCGAAGGAAGACTTAACGGGGGCGGAAGTGAAGGCAGCGATGGATACAATCGTTTCCTCAGGCATCTTTTTTTCCTCTACGGGTGCCTTTATCTCTCCGAAAGAAGCACGGGTTGTTGAACGGAATGTCGTTTCTATTGAACTAGAATAA
- a CDS encoding cytochrome c biogenesis CcdA family protein, whose product MNLEEVTVLAAFSAGFLSFISPCVLPLYPAFLSYITGMSVAELKEENILLHRRSFLHTLFFLIGFSIVFFIIGYGTNYFYNVFIDSADLIRQIGAIFIVLFGLMIVGVIKPELFMKERRFTFQNRPSGYFGSVLIGLAFAAGWTPCTGPILGAILAMAATNPDGSYIYMFSYVLGFSLPFILLSFFIGKMRWIQRHNVTIMKIGGVFMIAIGIMLYFDLMTKFINWLIPIFGGFIGF is encoded by the coding sequence ATGAATTTGGAGGAAGTAACTGTATTAGCGGCGTTTAGCGCAGGATTTTTAAGCTTTATTTCACCTTGTGTACTGCCGCTTTATCCAGCTTTTTTGTCTTATATAACGGGGATGAGTGTGGCCGAGTTAAAAGAGGAAAACATCCTTTTACATCGACGGAGCTTTTTACATACGCTATTTTTCCTAATCGGGTTTTCCATCGTATTTTTTATTATCGGTTATGGAACGAATTATTTTTATAACGTTTTTATCGACAGTGCGGATTTGATTCGACAAATTGGAGCGATTTTCATCGTTCTGTTCGGATTGATGATTGTCGGAGTGATTAAACCTGAACTATTTATGAAGGAACGGCGATTTACGTTTCAAAATCGCCCGAGCGGATATTTCGGTTCCGTACTAATCGGCCTTGCCTTTGCCGCCGGTTGGACTCCTTGTACAGGTCCAATTTTAGGTGCGATTCTGGCAATGGCTGCGACAAATCCCGATGGAAGTTATATTTATATGTTTAGTTATGTCCTCGGTTTTTCCTTACCTTTTATTTTATTATCGTTTTTTATCGGAAAGATGCGATGGATTCAAAGACATAACGTAACGATTATGAAAATTGGTGGTGTCTTTATGATTGCCATCGGAATTATGTTATATTTTGATTTAATGACGAAATTTATCAATTGGTTAATTCCTATTTTCGGTGGTTTTATCGGATTTTAG
- a CDS encoding mechanosensitive ion channel family protein: MDLSIFTTNEQVLNSSIGIGIFLFFLLLRKLFTKYLFRAILRLLKKTPNDFFSSIWISFEQPVRWLFVIIGFYLGATYFPYIHTEQPMFLKVYRSIVIALITWGFYNLSSSASVMFHKLNRQLNFQIDQILIPFLSKAIRFIILAISFTIIIQEFGYNISGFIAGLGLGGLAFALAAQDALKNFFGGIVIIFEKPFSIGDWILTPSVEGTVEDITFRSTKIRTFAQALVTVPNSTLSNETITNWSKMGKRRIDFRLGVSYHTPVDQLEKVIYEIREFLQNDPDIHKETIFVHFDRFADSSLEIFFYFFTKTTVWGEFLDVKQRINFQIMEILEREGVEIPFPTQTLYVETMEKTQSKKEPGIS; this comes from the coding sequence ATGGATTTAAGTATATTTACAACAAATGAACAAGTGCTAAATTCTTCCATTGGTATCGGGATATTTTTATTCTTTCTTTTGTTACGAAAGTTGTTTACGAAATATTTGTTCCGAGCGATATTAAGATTGTTAAAAAAGACACCGAATGATTTTTTTTCTTCCATTTGGATCTCCTTTGAACAACCCGTCCGATGGTTATTTGTCATCATCGGTTTTTACCTTGGAGCAACGTATTTTCCGTACATTCATACGGAACAACCGATGTTTTTAAAGGTGTACCGCTCCATCGTAATCGCATTAATTACATGGGGTTTTTACAACTTATCTTCTTCTGCTTCCGTTATGTTTCATAAATTAAATCGGCAGTTGAATTTTCAAATCGATCAAATTCTCATTCCATTTTTATCGAAGGCGATTCGTTTTATCATTCTCGCAATCAGTTTCACAATCATTATCCAAGAATTTGGTTACAATATATCCGGATTTATCGCCGGTCTCGGCCTCGGTGGATTAGCTTTTGCCTTAGCTGCTCAAGACGCGTTGAAAAATTTTTTCGGCGGAATTGTTATCATTTTTGAAAAGCCTTTTTCCATCGGGGACTGGATTTTAACGCCGAGCGTGGAAGGAACGGTGGAAGACATCACATTCCGCAGTACGAAAATACGCACCTTCGCCCAAGCTCTCGTTACCGTTCCAAATTCCACTTTATCCAATGAAACGATTACGAATTGGAGTAAAATGGGAAAAAGACGAATTGATTTCCGCCTCGGGGTCAGCTATCACACTCCGGTGGATCAGTTGGAAAAAGTTATTTATGAAATTCGTGAATTTTTGCAAAACGATCCTGATATCCATAAAGAAACGATTTTTGTTCATTTCGATCGTTTTGCCGATAGTAGTTTAGAAATATTTTTCTACTTTTTTACGAAAACGACCGTTTGGGGAGAATTTTTAGATGTAAAACAACGAATTAATTTTCAAATCATGGAGATTTTAGAAAGGGAAGGAGTCGAAATCCCGTTTCCGACCCAAACATTATATGTGGAGACGATGGAAAAAACACAATCGAAAAAGGAACCGGGTATTTCGTAA
- a CDS encoding CaiB/BaiF CoA transferase family protein → MPGALEQIKVLDLSRVLAGPFCTMILGDLGAEVIKVEAPGGSDDTRKWGPPFQKGVSSYYACTNRNKKSVTIDLKTDRGKETIKQLIQHFDVLIHNFKTGTMERLGLGYEALSSINPRLIYCSITGFGETGPYKHFPGYDFIIQGMSGLMSITGDEVSGPQKTGVAITDILTGLYACIGIQAAIIERNRSGIGQKLDLSLYDSAVSALVNIASNYFMSGEVPKRLGNEHANIVPYQTFQTSDGEIVIAVGNDYQFGKLCSMIGKPEYKTDERFRTNPDRVRNRQILSKLLQSIFQSKQTAFWYEKCIAYGIPCGPIQTIDEVVKDPQLNARGMFTECFHPTAGTLKMIASPLKLSRTPVTIRHHPPNVGEHNEWLEQTYGIKL, encoded by the coding sequence TTGCCAGGTGCTTTGGAACAGATTAAAGTGCTAGATTTGTCACGGGTGTTAGCGGGTCCCTTTTGTACGATGATATTAGGGGATCTCGGAGCAGAAGTCATTAAAGTAGAAGCACCAGGAGGAAGTGATGATACGCGAAAATGGGGACCTCCTTTTCAAAAGGGGGTAAGTAGTTATTACGCTTGTACGAATCGAAATAAAAAAAGTGTCACGATCGATTTGAAAACCGATCGTGGAAAAGAAACGATCAAACAACTTATTCAACATTTTGATGTGTTAATCCATAATTTTAAAACGGGGACGATGGAACGTTTAGGCCTTGGATACGAAGCATTATCATCCATCAATCCACGGCTTATTTATTGTTCCATTACCGGATTCGGTGAAACGGGTCCGTACAAACATTTCCCTGGATATGATTTTATTATTCAAGGGATGAGCGGTTTGATGAGCATTACCGGGGATGAAGTGTCCGGTCCACAAAAGACAGGGGTGGCGATTACGGATATTTTAACAGGACTTTATGCGTGCATCGGCATTCAAGCGGCGATTATCGAACGAAATCGATCAGGTATTGGGCAGAAGCTGGATTTATCCCTTTACGATTCAGCGGTAAGTGCCCTCGTAAATATCGCTAGCAATTACTTTATGTCGGGGGAAGTTCCGAAACGTCTCGGAAACGAACATGCAAACATCGTCCCGTATCAAACGTTTCAAACTAGCGACGGGGAAATTGTTATCGCCGTTGGAAATGATTATCAATTTGGAAAATTATGTTCAATGATTGGTAAACCGGAATATAAAACGGATGAGCGATTTCGAACGAATCCGGATCGGGTACGGAATCGACAAATTCTTTCCAAATTGCTTCAATCAATTTTCCAATCGAAACAAACGGCCTTTTGGTATGAAAAATGTATAGCGTATGGAATTCCGTGCGGGCCGATCCAAACGATCGATGAAGTGGTAAAAGACCCACAGTTAAACGCAAGGGGGATGTTCACCGAATGTTTTCATCCGACTGCAGGAACATTGAAAATGATCGCCAGTCCATTAAAACTATCCCGTACACCGGTTACGATTCGACATCACCCACCGAATGTAGGCGAACATAACGAATGGCTCGAACAAACGTACGGGATAAAACTATAA
- a CDS encoding DUF1659 domain-containing protein — translation MAVTNKLDTNIRLVYEAGQDEDGKMIVKRKSYNNVNIDATADDIFSAAQALASLCSLPLFTIERNDVTEIIE, via the coding sequence ATGGCCGTTACGAATAAACTGGATACAAATATTCGCCTCGTTTATGAAGCGGGGCAAGATGAAGACGGAAAAATGATCGTAAAAAGGAAATCGTACAACAACGTAAACATCGATGCGACTGCTGATGATATTTTTTCGGCTGCTCAAGCGTTAGCTTCCCTTTGCAGTCTCCCCCTTTTTACGATCGAACGGAATGATGTAACGGAAATAATCGAGTAA
- a CDS encoding dicarboxylate/amino acid:cation symporter, translated as MKLTKQIIFALIFGAIVGLVMNLYGENLFGYADQFVFTPLGTIFLNLIKMLVVPLVFFSLVLGTAGLGDPKKLGRIGLKTISFFLITTSIAIIFGIGLAYMLKPGTVGEFDLANAEFSAQEAPSMIDTLLNMIPTNPFQSFVEGNMLQIIVFSIFIGLALSYLGGKTKVVYRFVEQGNEIMMFLVNLVMKFAPLGTFGLIASAIGKQGFDAMRAMGLYMIVIVLTLILHLFITYGTSIFLFTKQNPLNVFKALLPAMGVAFSTSSSSATLPVSMNVAQNKLNVPKSISSFVQPLGATINMDGTAIMQGVATIFIAQIVGSDLSMGQLLAVVLTAVLASVGTASVPSAGLIMLAMVLQTVNLPVEGIALIIGIDRILDMARTAVNVTGDAVCAVIVSETEKAREERLNKKYNDDLYEQETVSL; from the coding sequence TTGAAATTAACGAAACAAATTATTTTTGCACTTATTTTTGGAGCCATCGTCGGATTAGTGATGAATTTATATGGAGAAAATCTTTTTGGATATGCTGATCAATTTGTTTTCACCCCATTAGGTACAATCTTCTTAAATTTAATTAAAATGCTCGTCGTTCCCCTCGTCTTTTTCTCTCTCGTATTAGGAACTGCTGGTTTAGGTGATCCGAAAAAACTCGGTCGAATTGGATTAAAAACAATTTCGTTCTTTTTAATTACGACAAGTATTGCGATTATTTTCGGAATCGGATTAGCGTATATGTTAAAACCCGGAACGGTTGGCGAATTTGATTTAGCGAATGCCGAATTCAGTGCACAAGAGGCCCCATCGATGATTGATACCCTCCTCAATATGATTCCGACGAATCCATTTCAATCCTTTGTAGAAGGAAATATGTTACAAATTATCGTCTTTTCGATTTTCATCGGTTTGGCATTAAGTTATTTAGGCGGAAAGACGAAGGTTGTTTACCGATTTGTTGAGCAAGGAAATGAAATTATGATGTTCCTCGTTAATTTGGTGATGAAATTCGCTCCCCTTGGAACATTCGGATTGATTGCATCTGCCATTGGAAAACAAGGTTTTGATGCGATGAGGGCGATGGGATTGTATATGATCGTTATCGTCTTGACATTAATATTACATCTTTTCATCACATACGGAACTTCTATATTCCTATTTACGAAACAAAACCCACTCAATGTATTTAAAGCGCTCCTCCCAGCGATGGGTGTCGCATTTAGTACTTCCAGTAGTAGTGCAACATTGCCTGTTTCCATGAATGTGGCACAAAATAAATTGAATGTACCGAAGTCGATTTCTAGTTTCGTCCAACCGTTAGGAGCGACGATCAACATGGACGGTACAGCGATTATGCAAGGTGTGGCTACGATTTTTATCGCCCAAATTGTCGGATCCGATTTATCGATGGGACAACTTCTCGCCGTCGTATTAACAGCCGTATTGGCAAGTGTCGGAACAGCAAGCGTACCGAGTGCCGGATTAATTATGCTTGCCATGGTATTACAAACGGTGAACCTTCCTGTAGAAGGAATCGCCCTCATAATCGGAATCGACCGTATCCTCGATATGGCGAGAACAGCGGTAAATGTCACTGGGGATGCAGTTTGTGCCGTCATCGTTTCAGAAACAGAAAAGGCAAGGGAAGAAAGACTTAATAAGAAGTATAACGACGATCTATATGAACAAGAAACCGTTTCTTTATAA
- a CDS encoding DNA-3-methyladenine glycosylase I, producing MHRCRWVTEDRLYIDYHDNEWGKPVFSDQKLFEMLLLEGAQAGLSWITVLKKRSAYREAFDQFQPETIARYSEEKVNQLMGNRGIIRNERKIRSAIQNAKAFLKIQEQFGSFSNYIWNFVDGQPIINEWRSFEQIPTETPLSRKISKELKSRGFSFVGPTIIYAYMQAVGIVNDHETTCFCHPLNGTENGWEPSIIR from the coding sequence ATGCATCGATGCCGTTGGGTAACGGAAGACCGACTTTATATCGATTACCACGACAATGAGTGGGGAAAACCGGTATTTTCCGATCAAAAATTGTTTGAAATGCTGTTATTAGAAGGAGCACAGGCGGGGTTAAGTTGGATTACCGTGTTAAAAAAACGGTCAGCCTATCGTGAAGCGTTCGATCAATTTCAACCGGAAACAATTGCTCGGTACTCGGAGGAAAAGGTAAACCAATTAATGGGAAATCGTGGAATTATCCGAAACGAAAGGAAAATCCGTTCTGCGATTCAAAACGCGAAGGCTTTTTTGAAAATTCAAGAACAGTTCGGTTCTTTTTCTAACTACATATGGAACTTTGTCGACGGCCAACCGATCATTAACGAGTGGCGTAGTTTTGAACAAATCCCAACGGAAACACCGTTGAGTCGAAAAATTAGTAAAGAGTTGAAATCCCGCGGTTTTTCATTCGTCGGACCAACGATTATCTATGCGTATATGCAAGCTGTTGGCATCGTTAATGATCACGAAACAACTTGCTTTTGCCATCCGTTAAATGGTACGGAAAATGGATGGGAGCCCTCGATTATACGTTAA
- a CDS encoding undecaprenyl-diphosphate phosphatase yields the protein MESFVILLKYAFLGILQGITEPIPVSSSGHLVIVQEFFGIGTDKNMSFEVLMNFASLLAVLVLFKNDIISLAKGSLDYIATRNHGKKSAFLFVIYLIVATVPAGVVGLLFEDQISETFKDLHYLAGALFVTGLALWMIRNLKGKKGEKNITMTDALIVGVAQSLALIPGISRSGATIVAALGIGMKRETAFLFSFLLYIPVSFGTTLLSLNDFQMDELLIPNTIAFLLSFIFSYISLKWFKGIVERGNLKYFAYYCFALSIVLLIFT from the coding sequence TTGGAATCGTTCGTTATTTTATTAAAATATGCTTTTCTCGGAATTTTACAAGGAATTACTGAACCGATTCCTGTTTCTTCCAGCGGGCATTTAGTTATCGTTCAAGAGTTTTTTGGAATCGGCACGGACAAAAATATGAGTTTTGAAGTTTTAATGAATTTTGCCTCCCTATTAGCCGTACTCGTTCTTTTTAAAAATGATATTATATCCTTAGCTAAAGGATCGCTCGATTATATTGCTACAAGAAATCATGGAAAGAAATCCGCCTTTTTATTTGTCATTTATTTAATTGTTGCAACCGTTCCTGCTGGCGTAGTCGGGCTATTATTCGAAGATCAAATTTCCGAAACATTTAAGGATCTCCACTATTTAGCCGGAGCCCTTTTCGTTACAGGCCTCGCGCTTTGGATGATTCGAAATTTAAAGGGAAAAAAAGGGGAGAAAAACATTACAATGACCGACGCTTTGATTGTTGGTGTGGCACAAAGCCTCGCATTAATTCCCGGCATAAGCCGTTCCGGGGCGACGATTGTGGCCGCTTTAGGAATCGGAATGAAACGGGAAACGGCCTTTTTATTTTCTTTCCTTCTATACATTCCCGTCAGTTTCGGGACTACCCTTTTGTCATTGAATGATTTTCAAATGGACGAACTGCTCATTCCGAATACGATCGCTTTTCTTTTATCCTTTATTTTTTCCTATATATCATTAAAATGGTTTAAAGGCATCGTTGAACGGGGAAATTTAAAATATTTTGCCTACTATTGTTTTGCTTTAAGTATCGTTCTACTCATTTTTACGTAA
- a CDS encoding response regulator translates to MAKILVADDSQFMRTTLTNVIRKLNHEVAAEAKTGKEAVQLYRKHRPDLVFMDITMPDMNGIEAVKLIKKDDPDASIIICSAMGQQKIVVEAIEAGAKDFIVKPFEEVRIVETIERHTMEYRNAER, encoded by the coding sequence ATGGCTAAAATTTTAGTTGCCGACGATTCCCAATTTATGCGGACAACGTTAACAAATGTAATTCGTAAACTAAACCACGAGGTGGCAGCTGAAGCGAAAACCGGAAAGGAAGCTGTCCAACTGTATCGCAAGCACCGACCGGATTTAGTTTTTATGGATATTACGATGCCTGATATGAACGGAATCGAAGCGGTAAAATTAATAAAAAAAGACGATCCAGATGCCAGCATTATCATTTGTTCAGCAATGGGTCAGCAAAAAATCGTTGTAGAAGCGATTGAGGCTGGAGCGAAGGATTTTATCGTTAAACCTTTTGAAGAAGTGAGAATCGTCGAGACGATCGAACGCCACACGATGGAATACCGTAATGCTGAAAGGTAA
- a CDS encoding PRK06851 family protein: MGGNEINYFAGGNTAYGYVHHFESNFQQLDRLFILKGGPGTAKSTIMKSIGNEWYERGYDVEWIHSTQDVQNVDGVIIPQLKIGLVDGSVPHIVEPQIPIVVEEYVNVGKVFDRNELLPKKADIIQLTRAIQRGYENVYDTFRKALEQHDRLESYYIKEIDRNKADQLTKEWIGDHIRPKKEQTNAIVKHRFLGASTPEGPVDFIENLTSTVTNRFFIKGRPGCGKSTMLKKIAKTAFERGYSTEIYHCGFDPNSLDMVIVRELDWAIFDSTAPHEYFPSKKSDVSIDLYNLTITPGTDEKYETEINEVQKSYKTEMAKGIDRLKAVKKLEDELNKIYNKATNVSSITSIREEINEQIIKEEMVR, from the coding sequence TTGGGAGGGAACGAAATTAACTATTTTGCTGGTGGGAATACCGCTTATGGTTACGTCCATCATTTCGAATCTAATTTTCAACAACTGGATCGGCTATTTATATTAAAGGGTGGACCTGGAACAGCGAAATCGACGATCATGAAATCAATCGGCAATGAATGGTATGAAAGAGGGTACGATGTGGAATGGATTCATAGTACACAAGATGTTCAAAATGTTGACGGGGTGATTATTCCGCAGTTAAAAATCGGTCTCGTAGACGGTTCTGTTCCCCATATCGTAGAACCACAAATTCCCATCGTTGTCGAAGAGTATGTAAATGTCGGCAAAGTTTTTGATCGGAACGAATTACTTCCGAAAAAAGCGGATATTATCCAATTGACAAGGGCAATTCAACGCGGGTACGAAAACGTCTATGATACGTTCCGAAAGGCTTTGGAACAACATGATCGATTAGAATCATATTATATAAAGGAGATCGATCGAAATAAAGCCGATCAATTGACAAAAGAATGGATAGGTGATCACATTCGACCGAAGAAGGAACAAACAAATGCTATTGTAAAACATCGCTTTTTAGGTGCATCGACTCCCGAAGGTCCGGTCGATTTCATTGAAAATTTAACGAGTACGGTGACTAATCGGTTTTTCATTAAAGGAAGGCCAGGTTGTGGGAAGTCAACAATGTTAAAAAAAATTGCAAAAACTGCCTTTGAAAGAGGATATTCGACGGAAATTTATCATTGCGGTTTCGATCCAAACAGTTTGGATATGGTCATCGTAAGGGAACTCGATTGGGCTATTTTCGATAGTACAGCGCCCCATGAATATTTTCCATCGAAGAAAAGTGACGTCTCAATCGATTTATACAACTTAACGATTACCCCCGGGACCGATGAAAAATATGAAACTGAAATCAACGAAGTGCAAAAAAGTTATAAAACAGAAATGGCAAAGGGTATTGATCGGTTGAAAGCAGTAAAAAAATTAGAGGACGAATTGAATAAAATTTATAATAAAGCGACGAATGTTTCTTCCATTACATCGATCCGAGAGGAAATAAATGAACAAATCATCAAAGAGGAAATGGTTCGATAA
- a CDS encoding YvrJ family protein codes for MVDMLSFISEVGFPIVVTLILLYRIEGKLDQVVQSIDRLPERISKG; via the coding sequence ATGGTCGATATGCTTTCGTTCATTAGCGAGGTCGGCTTTCCCATCGTCGTTACGTTAATTTTACTATATCGAATCGAAGGGAAATTGGACCAAGTTGTACAGTCTATCGATCGTCTACCGGAGCGAATTTCGAAAGGATAG